A region of the Candidatus Cloacimonadota bacterium genome:
AAAAAATTTCCTCTCTTATTATTTTTCCCTTTTCTTCAAAACTAATCCGAAACTCATCGCTACTTTGGGTTTATTTATAACCTGATAACCAATATTTTTTGCTGAAGTTATTACTTCTTCAAATTTATTTTGAGAAATATGATGTTTGGGTTCAGCAATGAATAAAGTTCCGGCAGGTTTCAGAAGATCGTAAATTTG
Encoded here:
- a CDS encoding methyltransferase domain-containing protein; translation: GVDNIIDPHQCSENKIGIENKIDFALAFRMIHETPNPDIFLEQIYDLLKPAGTLFIAEPKHHISQNKFEEVITSAKNIGYQVINKPKVAMSFGLVLKKREK